One genomic region from Candidatus Hydrogenedentota bacterium encodes:
- the nrfD gene encoding polysulfide reductase NrfD, whose protein sequence is MADVQASLREPWILGEKRPIDVSNDICAILERKPTRMWWVAFAVSVSVLAAGMAAIGYQVMTGIGAWGLNRTVGWAFDITNFVFWIGIGHAGTLISAILFLFRQKWRTSVNRAAEAMTLFAVACAGLFPLIHMGRPWLFFWIFPYPNYRGPLWVNFRSPLVWDFFAISTYFTISAMFWYVGLVPDLATIRDRAKPGLRRKVMSVLSLGWNGSYRSWIRYEVVYLLLAGLATPLVVSVHTIVSWDFATSIIPGWHTTIFPPYFVAGAIFSGFAMVLTLMLIARKVMGLEDYFTLRHIDAMCKVIIVTGSIVGLAYLTEFFTAAYSNNPYEQFVFLNRAMGPYAWAYWIMVTCNVVSPQLLWFKKTRENLAAVFALTIVVNIGMWFERFVIIVTSLHRDYLPSSWADYSPTLIEIVTLLGTFGLFFTLFLLFCRFLPVIAIAEVKGVLSHGRRPHAAPESVPAGAHRPPRRRERELEEVYQ, encoded by the coding sequence ATGGCTGATGTGCAAGCATCCCTGCGAGAACCCTGGATTCTTGGCGAGAAACGCCCGATCGACGTCTCGAACGACATCTGCGCCATCCTCGAACGCAAACCAACACGTATGTGGTGGGTGGCGTTCGCCGTCTCCGTGTCGGTGCTCGCCGCAGGCATGGCCGCAATTGGCTACCAAGTGATGACCGGCATCGGTGCGTGGGGACTGAATCGTACCGTAGGCTGGGCTTTTGACATTACCAACTTCGTGTTCTGGATCGGGATTGGCCACGCGGGCACGCTCATCTCCGCGATCTTGTTCTTGTTCCGCCAGAAATGGCGCACCTCGGTGAACCGCGCGGCAGAGGCGATGACCCTGTTCGCGGTTGCGTGCGCCGGGCTCTTTCCGCTCATTCATATGGGACGCCCCTGGCTCTTCTTCTGGATTTTCCCGTATCCCAACTATCGGGGTCCGCTCTGGGTGAATTTCCGGTCGCCGCTCGTGTGGGACTTCTTCGCCATATCGACATACTTCACGATTTCCGCGATGTTCTGGTACGTCGGTCTGGTCCCCGACCTTGCCACCATCCGCGACCGCGCGAAGCCCGGCCTGCGCCGGAAGGTCATGTCGGTTCTCAGCCTCGGATGGAACGGCTCCTACCGAAGCTGGATCCGCTACGAGGTCGTTTATCTGCTGCTTGCCGGGCTGGCGACACCGTTGGTGGTTTCCGTACACACGATCGTGAGCTGGGACTTCGCCACCTCGATCATCCCGGGGTGGCACACGACGATCTTTCCTCCGTATTTTGTCGCAGGCGCGATCTTCTCCGGATTCGCGATGGTGCTGACGCTGATGCTGATTGCGCGCAAGGTCATGGGGCTCGAAGACTACTTCACGCTGCGGCACATCGACGCCATGTGCAAGGTGATTATCGTCACCGGCAGCATCGTTGGCCTGGCCTACTTGACGGAGTTCTTCACCGCGGCCTATTCGAATAACCCGTATGAGCAGTTCGTCTTCCTGAATCGCGCGATGGGACCCTACGCCTGGGCGTACTGGATCATGGTGACCTGCAACGTGGTTTCGCCGCAATTATTGTGGTTCAAGAAGACGCGGGAGAACCTGGCCGCCGTATTCGCCCTGACTATCGTCGTGAATATCGGCATGTGGTTCGAGCGATTCGTGATTATCGTCACGTCGCTCCACCGCGACTACCTGCCCTCGAGTTGGGCGGACTATTCGCCGACTCTAATCGAGATTGTGACCCTCTTGGGCACTTTTGGCCTGTTTTTCACGCTTTTCCTGCTGTTCTGCCGGTTCCTGCCCGTGATCGCGATCGCGGAGGTCAAGGGTGTGCTGAGCCACGGCCGCAGGCCGCACGCCGCGCCGGAGTCCGTGCCGGCCGGGGCGCACCGTCCGCCGCGGCGCCGGGAACGCGAACTTGAGGAGGTCTACCAATGA
- a CDS encoding cytochrome c encodes MRRDTSQPNFMFLPEMVYSVAYDAFAPNPVFADGQTLQTPAHGTIARGRTPLHYTAAPEDAVRAGAELKNPFETPTGERAEQQRQAYLDRGAQVFRSFCIPCHGPSGAGDGPVARRGFPPPPSLTGERAVNMKDGQMFHVLTYGQGNMASYAAQVFPEDRWKVILHIRELQQMSATAQADAPARAADALTQPETQP; translated from the coding sequence ATGCGGCGGGACACATCGCAGCCGAACTTCATGTTTCTTCCGGAAATGGTCTATTCCGTTGCGTACGATGCCTTCGCGCCGAACCCGGTGTTTGCGGACGGACAGACCCTTCAGACTCCGGCGCACGGCACTATTGCGCGCGGCCGGACTCCTCTGCATTACACCGCGGCGCCCGAGGACGCGGTGCGCGCTGGCGCGGAGTTGAAGAATCCCTTCGAAACGCCGACGGGCGAAAGGGCCGAACAACAACGGCAAGCGTATCTCGACCGTGGCGCACAGGTGTTCCGGTCGTTCTGCATCCCCTGTCATGGCCCGTCGGGCGCAGGCGATGGCCCTGTCGCGCGGCGGGGATTTCCGCCGCCGCCTTCGCTGACCGGCGAGCGCGCCGTCAACATGAAAGACGGACAGATGTTCCACGTGCTGACCTACGGCCAGGGCAATATGGCGTCTTACGCTGCTCAGGTCTTTCCCGAAGACAGGTGGAAAGTAATCCTGCACATACGCGAACTCCAGCAAATGTCCGCGACCGCGCAGGCAGATGCGCCGGCGCGCGCGGCCGACGCCCTGACCCAACCGGAGACCCAGCCATGA
- a CDS encoding alpha-L-fucosidase produces the protein MRFGEESWPLVLPLLVLTVSCASGSGDPTHEHAEGRWSVTRAQDWQEHQPWVCGFNYVPSTACNTTEFWSADTFDAATIERELGWAQQTGFNSCRVFLQYLVWQHDPNGFKNRLERFLEIAAHKGISVVPVLFDDCTFGKPRLTEPRIGRQRDPIPGMILPSWTPSPGLSRVTDRNAWPDLERYVGDVVSTFKDDTRIVFWDLYNEPGNSDMGEKSTPLMAAAFTWAREAGPSQPLSVGIWSGMEPMNTRIAALSDIITYHAYAGAAGQEQAIVAHRAQGRPIVCTEWMARLRGSRWETDLPIFARENVSCFCWGLVNGRTQAQFSWDSQPGAPEPEIWFHDLFHADGTPYDPAEIAVIQRICRQMGTQARHAARGIPTPEQLAWHEMEIQMFLCLDPCTWQGREYDDHSTPLDQINPAALDTEQWCAAAESFGAKQILFVAKHVGGFCWWPTETTEYSVRNIPWEDGQGDVLAELSASCRRHGLRLGIYIYPGDDQWGAGIGSGGRTADPAKQDAYNQVLRRQWTEVLTRYGEISELWFDGSCVVDLGDIILQYAPKAMVFQGPLATLRWPGNEQGIAPDPAWQTVRRADALSGVATGAHSDPDGDVWLPMEMDTPLLDHKWFWAPETDGMIKSLETLMDIYCASVGRGCVLLLNATPDTTGRIPESHMRRYREFGEAIRGVYANKKGEISGAGTEFEVSFAAPTAVTHVVIMEDIRQGHAVREFMVEGKTGGAWRKLTQAESLGYKRIERFERTEFEALRLRIVKSAQPPVILQFAAFDAADGAPPPGQTEEPAWESVEAWAAIAPKSEWQTAEVDLTPCIEKPGEYIVEIIKRDGDAELETDLVTLLVAGAEAPRLVTPLERPNAWRVLRTDQVVAGEKGRTMLRLAVRLVCGGTWRGEMHIRRGP, from the coding sequence ATGCGGTTCGGAGAGGAATCGTGGCCTTTGGTCCTTCCCCTGCTCGTCCTCACGGTCTCCTGTGCTTCGGGCAGCGGCGACCCGACGCATGAACACGCGGAAGGCCGCTGGAGCGTTACCCGCGCCCAAGACTGGCAAGAACATCAGCCGTGGGTCTGCGGCTTCAATTACGTGCCCAGCACCGCCTGCAACACCACCGAATTCTGGTCGGCCGACACCTTCGACGCAGCCACCATCGAGCGCGAGCTGGGTTGGGCGCAGCAAACGGGCTTCAACTCTTGCCGCGTGTTCCTGCAATATCTGGTCTGGCAGCACGACCCAAACGGTTTCAAGAATCGGCTGGAGCGCTTTCTCGAGATAGCGGCGCACAAAGGCATCAGCGTCGTTCCGGTCCTCTTCGATGACTGCACGTTCGGCAAGCCGCGCCTGACAGAACCGCGGATTGGCAGACAACGCGACCCAATTCCCGGCATGATCCTCCCCAGTTGGACGCCCAGCCCCGGTTTGAGCAGGGTGACGGATCGCAACGCGTGGCCGGACCTCGAACGCTATGTGGGCGACGTCGTCAGCACGTTCAAGGACGACACGCGCATCGTTTTCTGGGACCTGTATAACGAACCAGGCAACTCCGATATGGGCGAGAAATCCACGCCGCTGATGGCAGCCGCGTTCACTTGGGCGCGTGAGGCCGGTCCAAGCCAGCCACTGTCCGTGGGCATATGGTCCGGCATGGAGCCCATGAACACGCGTATTGCCGCCCTCTCGGACATCATCACCTACCACGCCTATGCCGGCGCGGCCGGTCAGGAACAGGCCATCGTCGCGCACCGCGCGCAGGGACGCCCCATTGTCTGCACTGAATGGATGGCGCGGCTTCGGGGCAGCCGGTGGGAAACGGACCTGCCAATCTTCGCGCGCGAGAATGTAAGCTGCTTCTGCTGGGGACTGGTGAATGGACGCACCCAGGCGCAGTTTTCCTGGGACTCGCAGCCCGGCGCGCCGGAACCCGAAATCTGGTTCCATGACCTGTTCCACGCGGACGGCACGCCCTATGACCCTGCCGAAATCGCGGTGATTCAGCGCATCTGCCGCCAGATGGGGACGCAAGCGCGCCACGCCGCGCGCGGCATCCCCACGCCGGAGCAGCTCGCATGGCACGAAATGGAAATCCAGATGTTTCTCTGCCTCGATCCCTGTACCTGGCAAGGCCGCGAATATGACGACCACTCTACGCCGCTGGACCAAATTAACCCGGCCGCGCTCGACACGGAACAATGGTGCGCGGCGGCGGAATCCTTCGGCGCGAAACAGATTCTCTTTGTCGCGAAACATGTCGGCGGCTTCTGCTGGTGGCCTACCGAAACGACCGAATACTCCGTGCGCAACATCCCGTGGGAAGACGGGCAAGGCGACGTCCTCGCCGAACTCTCCGCGAGTTGCCGCCGGCATGGACTCAGACTGGGGATCTACATCTATCCGGGCGACGATCAATGGGGCGCGGGCATCGGCAGCGGCGGCAGGACCGCGGACCCTGCAAAACAAGATGCCTACAACCAGGTATTGCGGCGCCAGTGGACCGAGGTCCTGACGCGCTACGGCGAGATCTCGGAACTCTGGTTCGACGGCAGTTGCGTGGTCGACTTGGGCGACATAATTCTCCAATACGCGCCAAAAGCGATGGTCTTTCAAGGTCCCCTTGCGACACTTCGCTGGCCCGGCAACGAACAGGGCATCGCGCCCGACCCCGCATGGCAGACCGTGCGGCGCGCCGACGCTCTGTCGGGTGTCGCAACGGGCGCCCATTCGGACCCCGACGGCGACGTGTGGCTGCCCATGGAGATGGATACGCCGCTGCTGGACCACAAATGGTTCTGGGCGCCGGAAACCGACGGCATGATCAAGTCCCTGGAAACGCTGATGGACATCTACTGCGCGTCCGTCGGCCGCGGCTGCGTGCTCCTGCTCAACGCGACACCGGACACGACGGGCCGCATCCCAGAATCGCATATGCGCCGGTACCGAGAATTCGGCGAGGCCATCCGCGGCGTCTACGCAAACAAGAAGGGCGAAATATCCGGGGCCGGCACGGAATTCGAGGTCAGTTTTGCCGCGCCAACGGCCGTCACGCACGTGGTGATTATGGAAGATATACGCCAGGGACATGCGGTACGGGAATTTATGGTCGAGGGCAAGACCGGCGGTGCCTGGCGCAAGCTGACCCAAGCGGAATCGCTCGGTTACAAGCGCATCGAACGGTTTGAGCGAACAGAGTTCGAGGCGCTTCGCCTGCGCATCGTGAAGTCAGCGCAACCGCCAGTCATTCTGCAATTCGCCGCATTTGACGCGGCGGATGGCGCGCCGCCACCCGGACAGACGGAGGAACCCGCATGGGAATCCGTCGAAGCCTGGGCGGCCATCGCCCCAAAATCGGAATGGCAAACAGCGGAAGTGGACCTGACGCCCTGCATTGAAAAGCCGGGCGAGTATATCGTTGAAATCATCAAGCGCGACGGCGACGCCGAACTTGAAACGGACCTGGTGACACTCCTGGTCGCGGGAGCAGAGGCGCCAAGGCTTGTAACGCCGCTTGAGCGGCCCAATGCCTGGCGCGTGCTGCGCACGGACCAAGTGGTTGCGGGCGAAAAAGGCCGTACCATGTTGCGTCTGGCCGTCCGTCTCGTGTGCGGCGGCACGTGGCGCGGCGAAATGCATATCCGAAGGGGACCATAG
- a CDS encoding 4Fe-4S dicluster domain-containing protein, which translates to MKRQIEKHYWRSPDEAGRLVGDDAVYERDIDAWREPAPGHLNRRSFLKAAGFAFSAAAAAGGCSKAPTQYALPYLNQPEGRIPGRAEFYASVCGACEASCGILVKCRDGRPIKLEGLPEHPMSRGGLCAVGQASLLGLYDARRLRAPRIQGRDSSWPEVDQQLLARFDEVRRAGGAVRILSRTVTSPALQSAIDRFLESFTDARHVVYDTLSAAAILDAHAATHGVRVLPRYQFDRARVIVSIDADFLGSWVSPVEFTSGYRAGRQLDEGAPLMSYHVQFEPLMSLTGANADERHRIAPAEVAAILTGLVSRIAPDTDRLGDIRTDGELEKVLDAVAARLLQARGASLVVCGSHDTAAQRLCNLINEVLGNYGATIDMERPSFQRQGDDAALAALLGELHEGKVAALIVAGLNPVYEVAGNACSAEILKRAGLVVYCGERDDETSACARVQCPDHHFLESWLDAEPVSGVVALRQPAIRPLFQTRSVLESLHAWTGRPMEGYEALRTYWLENVYPRVAAATSFDAFWDQTLRDGVARVRPREAPQTVFNAAAATAVSPPQASADNSFTLVAYPKVGLFDGRHAYNAWLQELPDPISKVTWDNYACLSVAAAAQLGVRDGDVVCIGAEEQSIELPVCVQPGQHDRIVAVALGYGQAVTARFGGIGPDWLLKQSTVGESGLVGKHVGPLLQFAPGAPRNQRAGVTVTPSGKRVELASTQTHHTITVPEHLAPAGGLRRPILHETTLAAYVQDPKAGHPHVHHMVEGDLYPDDHPKRGHHWGMAIDLTACTGCSACVIACQAENNVPVVGRDEVRRKREMHWMRIDRYYSGESDEVDVAHQPMLCQHCDNASCENVCPVLATVHTDEGLNAQVYNRCVGTRYCANNCAYKVRRFNWFTYGHDDPVENLVLNPDVTVRSRGIMEKCSFCVQRIQEAKIEAKRLGVKVSDDMVQTACQQSCPAGAIVFGDRNDPESRIAKLIAGGRAFRVLEEINVRPSVTYLTLVRNRAGAEEGDVHHG; encoded by the coding sequence ATGAAACGGCAAATCGAAAAACACTACTGGCGCAGTCCGGATGAGGCCGGGAGGCTTGTCGGGGACGACGCCGTATACGAGCGTGACATCGACGCATGGCGGGAGCCGGCGCCGGGCCACCTGAACCGGCGCAGCTTCCTGAAAGCAGCTGGATTTGCATTCTCCGCGGCGGCGGCGGCGGGGGGATGCAGCAAGGCACCCACTCAATATGCGCTGCCCTATCTGAATCAACCCGAAGGCAGGATTCCGGGCCGTGCCGAGTTCTATGCCTCCGTGTGCGGGGCCTGCGAGGCGAGTTGCGGAATACTGGTCAAATGCCGCGATGGTCGCCCCATCAAGCTGGAAGGACTGCCTGAGCATCCCATGTCTCGCGGCGGTCTGTGCGCAGTGGGTCAGGCGTCACTATTGGGCCTTTACGACGCGCGTCGCTTGCGCGCACCCCGCATCCAGGGCCGGGATAGTTCATGGCCGGAAGTCGATCAACAACTTCTCGCCCGATTCGACGAAGTGCGCCGCGCAGGCGGGGCCGTTCGAATTCTTTCGCGCACCGTCACGAGTCCAGCGCTGCAATCGGCCATCGATAGATTCCTGGAATCGTTCACGGACGCAAGGCACGTTGTCTATGACACCCTTTCGGCGGCGGCCATCCTTGACGCGCACGCGGCAACGCACGGTGTCCGTGTATTGCCACGCTATCAGTTCGACCGCGCAAGAGTCATCGTGAGCATTGATGCCGATTTCCTTGGCTCGTGGGTCAGCCCCGTAGAATTCACGTCGGGTTATCGCGCGGGACGACAGCTCGATGAAGGCGCGCCTCTCATGTCGTATCATGTGCAGTTCGAGCCGCTCATGTCGCTCACCGGCGCGAACGCCGACGAACGGCACCGAATCGCCCCGGCCGAAGTAGCGGCCATTCTGACCGGCCTTGTTTCGCGCATTGCGCCAGATACGGACCGCCTTGGCGATATACGGACGGACGGGGAACTGGAAAAGGTGCTCGATGCGGTCGCGGCGCGCCTGCTGCAGGCGCGCGGCGCGAGCCTGGTCGTGTGCGGCAGTCATGATACCGCGGCGCAGCGCTTGTGCAATCTCATCAACGAGGTGCTCGGTAATTACGGCGCAACCATTGATATGGAACGTCCCTCGTTTCAAAGACAGGGCGATGATGCCGCGTTGGCGGCGCTGTTGGGCGAATTGCATGAAGGGAAGGTGGCCGCGCTGATTGTTGCCGGGTTGAATCCGGTATACGAAGTCGCTGGCAATGCGTGTTCGGCGGAAATCCTGAAGCGTGCGGGCCTGGTCGTTTATTGCGGCGAGCGGGATGACGAAACGTCCGCCTGTGCGCGCGTCCAGTGTCCCGACCATCATTTCCTCGAGTCGTGGCTGGATGCCGAGCCGGTCAGCGGCGTGGTCGCGTTACGTCAACCGGCCATCCGGCCCCTGTTTCAGACGCGGTCGGTATTGGAGAGTCTGCACGCGTGGACCGGCCGGCCCATGGAAGGCTACGAAGCGCTACGAACCTATTGGCTCGAAAACGTGTATCCGCGCGTTGCGGCCGCCACGTCTTTCGACGCGTTCTGGGACCAGACACTGCGCGACGGCGTGGCGCGGGTGCGTCCCCGTGAGGCACCGCAAACGGTTTTCAATGCGGCGGCGGCCACGGCCGTCTCGCCGCCACAGGCTTCGGCGGACAACTCATTCACTCTCGTGGCCTATCCGAAGGTTGGACTGTTTGACGGACGGCATGCGTACAACGCATGGCTGCAAGAATTGCCCGACCCGATATCGAAGGTGACGTGGGACAATTATGCCTGTCTCTCCGTGGCCGCCGCGGCGCAGCTTGGCGTGCGCGACGGCGACGTGGTGTGCATCGGCGCCGAGGAACAGTCTATCGAACTGCCTGTCTGTGTGCAGCCGGGCCAGCACGACCGAATCGTCGCGGTGGCGCTGGGTTACGGCCAAGCGGTGACGGCGCGCTTTGGAGGGATTGGCCCCGATTGGCTTCTGAAGCAGAGCACCGTGGGTGAGTCCGGCCTGGTGGGAAAGCATGTGGGGCCGTTGCTGCAATTCGCCCCCGGTGCACCGCGCAATCAAAGAGCGGGCGTGACCGTCACGCCCTCGGGGAAGCGCGTCGAACTAGCCAGCACGCAAACGCATCACACCATCACCGTTCCGGAACATCTTGCGCCCGCGGGCGGCCTGCGCCGCCCCATCCTGCACGAGACAACGCTCGCCGCCTACGTACAGGATCCGAAAGCCGGCCACCCGCATGTGCATCATATGGTCGAAGGCGACCTCTATCCGGACGACCACCCGAAACGCGGGCACCACTGGGGCATGGCCATAGACCTGACCGCGTGTACCGGCTGTAGTGCCTGTGTCATCGCGTGCCAGGCCGAAAACAACGTGCCCGTCGTAGGCAGGGACGAGGTTCGGCGCAAGCGAGAGATGCATTGGATGCGCATCGACCGCTATTACTCGGGCGAGAGCGACGAGGTCGATGTGGCGCATCAGCCGATGCTGTGTCAGCACTGCGACAACGCATCCTGCGAGAACGTGTGCCCGGTGCTTGCGACGGTCCACACGGATGAGGGCTTGAACGCGCAGGTGTACAACCGCTGCGTCGGCACGCGCTATTGCGCGAACAACTGCGCGTACAAAGTGCGCCGCTTCAACTGGTTCACGTACGGGCACGACGACCCCGTCGAGAATCTCGTGCTGAATCCGGACGTGACGGTGCGGTCGCGCGGGATCATGGAAAAGTGCTCGTTCTGCGTGCAACGCATTCAGGAAGCGAAAATCGAGGCAAAACGGTTGGGCGTGAAGGTATCGGACGATATGGTGCAAACCGCGTGCCAGCAGTCGTGTCCCGCGGGAGCCATCGTGTTTGGCGACAGGAATGACCCCGAGAGCCGGATCGCGAAACTGATCGCCGGCGGGCGCGCCTTCCGCGTGCTCGAAGAAATCAACGTGCGGCCTTCGGTGACATATCTCACGCTGGTCCGAAATCGGGCTGGCGCGGAAGAAGGAGACGTGCATCATGGCTGA
- a CDS encoding solute:sodium symporter family transporter, whose translation MTLIDYLSIVAFIAAVLGVSMYKSRNEKDSAGYFLAERGATWWLIGFSLIAANISTEQFVGMSGASAGNVGLAIASYEWIAAITLVFVAIFFLPRFLSAGIFTIPEYLEYRYNAAARTIMSLFLMVIYVCVTIVAVVYSGGLTIHEIFDWPLVPSIWLIGVLAAAYTTFGGLKAVIWADLIQGSALILGGAIVLFFGLHAMTPDGGLAAGWDKLMEQAGDKMHMSLPNSHPELPFTALLFGIWIPNFYYWGLNQYITQRTLASKNLSEGQKGVMFAAFLKLLIPFVIVIPGIMAWILYPVELGSGDSAKDAAYPVLIRHLIPQGLRGFMLAALAGAVMSSLASMLNSASTIFTMDLFRRFFKQDASEKQLVFVGRTTTVVFVVIGCLIAPMLADPKFGGVFHYIQDFQGFISPGILTAFVFGLVVRRTPAAAAIAAMLANVPIYGALHFSAVQTAIVKAFPFMGSLSADGTGNIAFLNQMAITAVCLTLVMAVVTAIKPLSKPVVMPINKDFDMTHSPVVPLAGVAIIGVTVFLYYIFW comes from the coding sequence ATGACGTTGATCGACTACCTGTCCATTGTCGCGTTCATTGCGGCGGTTCTCGGCGTGAGCATGTACAAGAGCCGCAACGAAAAAGACAGCGCGGGCTACTTCCTCGCGGAACGCGGCGCCACGTGGTGGCTCATCGGGTTCTCGCTGATAGCGGCGAACATCTCGACCGAGCAGTTCGTCGGAATGAGCGGCGCGAGCGCTGGCAATGTCGGGCTCGCCATTGCCAGCTATGAATGGATAGCAGCCATCACGCTCGTTTTTGTCGCCATCTTCTTTCTTCCCCGCTTTCTCAGCGCGGGCATCTTCACGATCCCGGAATACCTGGAATACCGCTACAACGCCGCGGCGCGCACGATCATGTCGCTGTTCCTCATGGTCATTTACGTCTGCGTGACTATCGTCGCGGTTGTGTACTCCGGCGGCCTCACCATACACGAGATTTTCGACTGGCCGCTCGTTCCGAGCATCTGGCTCATCGGCGTGCTGGCTGCCGCCTATACCACCTTCGGCGGACTGAAGGCCGTCATCTGGGCCGACCTGATCCAGGGCTCCGCGCTCATACTCGGCGGCGCCATCGTCCTGTTCTTCGGCCTCCACGCCATGACGCCCGACGGCGGTCTCGCCGCCGGCTGGGACAAGCTCATGGAACAGGCGGGCGACAAGATGCACATGAGCCTGCCGAACAGCCACCCCGAACTGCCGTTCACCGCCCTGCTCTTCGGTATCTGGATACCGAATTTCTATTACTGGGGTCTTAACCAATACATCACCCAGCGCACGCTGGCCTCCAAGAACCTCAGTGAAGGCCAGAAAGGCGTCATGTTCGCCGCCTTCCTGAAGCTGCTCATCCCCTTCGTGATTGTGATTCCCGGCATTATGGCCTGGATACTCTACCCGGTGGAATTGGGCAGCGGAGATTCGGCAAAAGACGCGGCCTACCCTGTCTTGATCCGCCACCTCATCCCCCAAGGCCTGAGGGGCTTCATGCTCGCGGCGCTTGCGGGCGCGGTTATGAGTTCCCTCGCATCGATGCTCAATTCCGCTTCAACCATCTTCACCATGGACCTTTTCCGCCGCTTCTTCAAACAGGATGCGAGCGAGAAGCAACTGGTGTTCGTAGGGCGAACGACAACGGTGGTCTTCGTCGTGATCGGCTGCCTGATCGCGCCCATGCTGGCCGACCCGAAGTTCGGCGGCGTCTTCCACTACATCCAGGATTTCCAGGGCTTCATCTCCCCCGGCATCCTCACCGCGTTCGTGTTTGGCCTGGTTGTCAGGCGCACCCCTGCCGCCGCCGCCATCGCAGCCATGCTGGCCAACGTGCCGATATACGGCGCCTTGCATTTCAGCGCAGTGCAGACCGCGATCGTGAAAGCGTTCCCCTTCATGGGGTCTCTGAGCGCGGACGGGACAGGCAACATTGCCTTCCTCAACCAGATGGCCATCACCGCGGTCTGCCTGACGTTGGTCATGGCCGTCGTGACCGCGATCAAGCCGTTAAGCAAGCCCGTGGTCATGCCGATTAACAAGGACTTCGACATGACACATTCGCCGGTTGTGCCCCTTGCGGGGGTGGCCATTATCGGCGTCACCGTGTTTCTCTACTATATCTTCTGGTAG
- a CDS encoding DUF3341 domain-containing protein, translating into MSRRVFMSVYEREEDILGIARAARGQGLKILDIYAPYAVHGLDQAAGFRPSRLPFVCFLLGLAGAAFKVWFEFWTTAASWPVNVGGKPWNSLPAFVPVTFEVMVLFAGVGTVVALFISARLWPGKESPPVYPGTTDDRFALLIEEVDATFDPGEVRRLCEQFNAVHIEEREEAA; encoded by the coding sequence ATGAGCCGCCGTGTGTTCATGAGCGTTTACGAACGGGAAGAAGACATTCTGGGCATCGCTCGCGCCGCGCGCGGGCAGGGCCTCAAGATTCTCGATATCTACGCCCCCTACGCCGTGCACGGACTCGACCAGGCCGCCGGATTTCGGCCCTCGCGCCTGCCCTTCGTCTGTTTTCTGCTGGGCCTGGCGGGCGCCGCGTTCAAGGTGTGGTTTGAGTTCTGGACCACCGCCGCGAGCTGGCCGGTCAATGTCGGCGGCAAGCCCTGGAATTCACTGCCCGCATTCGTTCCGGTCACTTTCGAAGTAATGGTCTTGTTTGCCGGAGTTGGAACCGTGGTCGCCCTCTTCATTTCGGCGAGACTCTGGCCGGGCAAGGAGTCTCCACCCGTGTACCCCGGTACGACGGACGACCGCTTCGCCTTGCTTATTGAGGAAGTGGATGCCACGTTCGATCCCGGCGAGGTGAGGCGGCTCTGCGAGCAATTCAACGCAGTACACATCGAAGAACGGGAAGAAGCAGCATGA